A part of Candidatus Zixiibacteriota bacterium genomic DNA contains:
- a CDS encoding F0F1 ATP synthase subunit alpha, translating to MGLNPEEVSSIIKKEVQGYETKLEMESVGTVLQVGDGIARIWGLEDVMMSELIEFPGEIMGLVLNLEEDSVGAAIFGDVTAVKEGDAVRRTGRVASVPVGDAMIGRVVNPIGQPLDGKGPIATDKFRVLEGRAPGVTERQPVKEPVQTGLKAIDSMIPIGRGQRELIIGDRGTGKTALAIDTIINQKGTDIFCIYVAIGQKTSTVAKVAKILEEHGAMEYTTIVAANASDPAPMQFIAPYAGAAIGEEFLYNKKHVVVVYDDLSKHATAYRQLSLLLRRPPGREAYPGDVFYLHSRLLERAAKLRDDLGGGSLTALPVIETQAGDVSAYIPTNVISITDGQIFLETDLFYSGVRPAINVGISVSRVGGNAQTKAMKKVGGSLRLDLAQYRELAAFAQFGSDLDAATQRQLTRGEKMVEVLKQGQYEPMKLSHQVMIIWCGTSGHLDKIPKSRIAEFEKGFFKFCAEKFPDIEVNIDKEKVITDATQEKLKQAAEQFIAQFKV from the coding sequence ATGGGCTTAAACCCTGAAGAAGTCTCTTCAATAATCAAGAAAGAAGTCCAAGGTTACGAAACCAAGCTGGAGATGGAATCGGTTGGTACGGTTCTTCAGGTCGGTGACGGTATTGCTCGTATCTGGGGCCTGGAAGATGTGATGATGTCCGAGCTGATCGAGTTTCCCGGTGAAATTATGGGTTTGGTTCTCAACCTTGAGGAAGATTCGGTCGGGGCCGCCATTTTCGGTGATGTTACCGCCGTCAAAGAAGGCGACGCTGTTCGCAGGACGGGCCGGGTAGCCTCGGTCCCGGTCGGCGATGCCATGATAGGCCGGGTGGTCAATCCCATCGGTCAGCCGCTGGACGGCAAGGGACCGATTGCCACTGATAAATTCCGTGTATTAGAAGGCCGGGCTCCCGGTGTAACCGAGAGACAGCCGGTTAAAGAGCCGGTACAAACCGGTCTCAAAGCAATTGATTCGATGATTCCGATTGGCCGCGGCCAGCGCGAGTTGATTATCGGCGACCGCGGGACCGGTAAAACAGCCCTGGCGATTGATACCATTATCAATCAGAAGGGGACCGATATTTTCTGCATCTATGTAGCCATCGGACAGAAAACCTCAACCGTGGCCAAGGTGGCCAAGATTCTCGAAGAACATGGCGCCATGGAGTATACTACCATTGTTGCCGCCAATGCCTCGGATCCGGCCCCCATGCAGTTTATTGCTCCGTATGCGGGGGCGGCTATTGGCGAGGAATTTCTGTACAATAAAAAACATGTGGTCGTGGTCTACGACGATTTGTCCAAGCACGCCACCGCGTACCGTCAGCTTTCACTGCTTTTGAGACGGCCCCCGGGACGGGAAGCCTATCCCGGCGATGTATTTTATCTGCACTCTCGATTGCTGGAAAGGGCGGCCAAGCTAAGAGATGATTTAGGCGGCGGTTCTCTGACGGCCCTGCCGGTCATCGAAACCCAGGCCGGCGACGTCTCGGCGTACATTCCGACTAACGTGATTTCCATCACCGATGGTCAGATTTTTCTGGAGACGGATTTATTTTATTCTGGAGTCCGTCCGGCCATCAATGTCGGTATCTCGGTTTCTCGGGTAGGCGGCAACGCCCAGACCAAGGCTATGAAAAAGGTCGGTGGTTCTCTCCGCCTCGATCTGGCCCAGTATCGTGAACTGGCGGCATTCGCCCAATTCGGTTCCGACCTCGATGCCGCCACACAGCGGCAATTGACCCGCGGCGAGAAAATGGTCGAGGTTCTCAAGCAGGGGCAGTACGAACCGATGAAATTATCTCACCAGGTTATGATTATCTGGTGCGGTACCAGCGGTCACCTGGATAAAATACCCAAAAGCCGGATAGCTGAATTCGAAAAAGGTTTCTTTAAATTCTGCGCTGAAAAATTCCCGGATATTGAAGTGAATATTGACAAGGAGAAGGTTATTACGGATGCCACTCAGGAGAAGCTGAAGCAGGCCGCGGAACAATTTATTGCGCAGTTTAAGGTCTGA
- a CDS encoding F0F1 ATP synthase subunit delta has protein sequence MLAQQVAKKYATALFEIAAERKLIDQAWEQFSALAQYLKKDETLINFMTAPQISDRKKKALVETAFKGRLEVPFFDFLQVLMEKRRFQYLPDIVDYLDELIREHKGLARAICLTAHPITDQERNALIAKLQKKTSMKIELDEKIDKSLIGGMVVMLHNQIIDGSIRYGLSQLKNRLMKVKVH, from the coding sequence ATGCTGGCTCAACAGGTTGCCAAAAAATATGCCACGGCTCTTTTTGAGATTGCCGCGGAACGGAAACTGATTGATCAGGCCTGGGAGCAGTTCAGTGCTCTGGCCCAATATCTGAAAAAGGATGAAACCCTGATCAATTTCATGACCGCCCCGCAGATCAGTGACCGGAAGAAAAAAGCGCTGGTCGAAACGGCTTTCAAAGGCCGTCTTGAGGTTCCTTTCTTTGACTTTCTCCAGGTTTTGATGGAGAAACGGAGGTTTCAATACCTTCCGGATATTGTCGATTACCTGGACGAATTGATTCGGGAACACAAAGGGCTGGCCAGGGCCATCTGCCTGACGGCCCACCCGATTACCGATCAGGAGCGGAATGCTTTAATCGCGAAACTGCAAAAGAAAACCTCGATGAAAATCGAGCTGGATGAAAAAATAGACAAATCGTTGATTGGCGGTATGGTGGTCATGCTACACAATCAGATTATAGACGGGTCCATTCGGTACGGACTGAGTCAGTTGAAAAATCGACTGATGAAAGTGAAGGTGCATTAG
- the atpF gene encoding F0F1 ATP synthase subunit B, with protein MNLEIYQVITHIIGFLITVWLLKKFAWKPLLGMMDERRQKIIDEFKKIEKEKAAAEVLKADYEGKLKNIEAERRQKIAEAVNEANKLASDIKMSAQDDARGIISRTNEQLDRDVAKAKVHLKEDMVRITLTAAEKILHEKLDEKKERELIGKFIDNVEKA; from the coding sequence ATGAATCTTGAAATATATCAAGTAATAACCCACATAATCGGGTTTTTGATCACGGTTTGGCTTCTGAAGAAATTCGCCTGGAAGCCGCTTCTGGGGATGATGGATGAGCGGCGCCAGAAAATAATCGATGAGTTCAAGAAGATCGAGAAAGAGAAAGCCGCGGCCGAAGTACTCAAAGCCGATTATGAAGGGAAATTGAAGAATATCGAGGCGGAACGGCGCCAGAAGATCGCCGAGGCGGTTAACGAGGCCAATAAGCTGGCTTCGGATATCAAGATGAGTGCTCAGGATGACGCCCGCGGGATTATCTCGCGCACCAACGAGCAGCTCGACCGCGATGTCGCTAAAGCCAAGGTGCATCTCAAGGAAGATATGGTCCGAATCACCCTTACGGCCGCCGAGAAGATTCTTCACGAGAAGCTCGATGAGAAGAAAGAACGGGAGTTGATCGGCAAATTTATCGACAACGTGGAGAAAGCGTAA
- the atpE gene encoding ATP synthase F0 subunit C, whose amino-acid sequence MDYQTALSFALPIAVSVAAIGSGLGLGKAVGSAMEAMGRQPEAAGKIQTGMIIGAAFIEALTIYALVGLLLLMGKIG is encoded by the coding sequence ATGGATTACCAAACTGCATTGTCATTTGCGTTGCCGATTGCGGTTTCTGTCGCGGCTATTGGTTCGGGTCTGGGACTCGGTAAGGCTGTCGGTTCGGCGATGGAAGCCATGGGTCGTCAGCCGGAAGCGGCCGGCAAGATTCAGACGGGTATGATTATCGGTGCCGCATTTATCGAAGCGTTGACCATTTATGCTCTAGTCGGTCTCCTGCTTCTCATGGGCAAAATCGGCTAA
- the atpB gene encoding F0F1 ATP synthase subunit A — protein MYNKLLFYILTAVQETAEHGAEHAAGGHGEGGGGVPELPNLITFINKTFAHHYDTLIFAGVISLFMITMAVITYRRRQLIPDRLQNLVEMILEGLFNLFESVMGKEARQFTPFLGTLFIYIWFMNLAGLIPFFKSSTSSINTTAGLAITVFLYVQYTGIKRLGLWKYFHHLLGSPNDAVTWALAPINLPIHIVGELAKPFSLALRLFGNVTGEDILIGAFVMLGIMFMNIFGSPVGFPFQIPFILLALLTSTIQALVFTMLSTIYFYMMLPHEEHH, from the coding sequence GTGTATAACAAGCTTCTATTTTATATTCTTACGGCCGTCCAAGAAACGGCCGAACACGGGGCGGAACATGCCGCCGGTGGTCACGGCGAGGGAGGCGGCGGGGTTCCTGAACTCCCCAATCTGATCACTTTTATCAATAAAACTTTTGCTCATCATTATGATACCCTGATTTTCGCCGGGGTGATCTCTCTGTTCATGATAACCATGGCGGTTATCACCTATCGCCGCCGGCAGTTAATTCCGGATCGGTTGCAGAATCTTGTCGAAATGATTCTGGAAGGATTGTTTAACCTGTTCGAATCGGTCATGGGCAAGGAAGCCAGGCAGTTCACGCCGTTTTTGGGAACCCTGTTTATATATATCTGGTTTATGAACCTGGCCGGTTTGATTCCCTTTTTCAAATCATCCACATCATCAATCAACACTACCGCCGGTCTGGCTATTACGGTGTTTCTATATGTTCAATACACCGGTATAAAACGACTGGGGCTGTGGAAATATTTCCATCACCTGCTCGGTTCACCCAATGATGCCGTGACCTGGGCCCTAGCTCCCATAAATCTGCCGATTCATATTGTCGGCGAGCTGGCCAAACCGTTCTCACTGGCGCTTCGTCTTTTCGGTAATGTCACCGGCGAGGATATTCTTATTGGTGCTTTTGTGATGCTGGGAATTATGTTTATGAATATCTTTGGATCCCCGGTGGGATTCCCGTTCCAGATACCTTTTATTTTACTGGCCCTGTTGACCTCGACCATTCAGGCGCTGGTGTTCACGATGTTGTCGACCATTTATTTTTATATGATGTTGCCCCACGAGGAGCATCATTGA
- a CDS encoding AtpZ/AtpI family protein, translating to MPGSKEPKKAKGRNQIRQLGLLGTIPILLVVGPVVGFLIGRWLDSKLGTEPYLLILFLIFGFIASGREIYGIIKKAEQDSN from the coding sequence ATGCCCGGGTCGAAGGAGCCCAAGAAGGCTAAGGGAAGGAATCAAATTCGGCAGCTGGGCCTGCTGGGGACTATACCCATCCTGCTGGTTGTGGGACCAGTGGTGGGGTTTCTTATCGGTCGCTGGCTCGATAGCAAGCTTGGCACTGAACCATACCTGTTGATCCTGTTTTTGATTTTCGGATTTATCGCCTCCGGGCGCGAAATTTACGGGATCATTAAAAAAGCCGAACAGGATTCGAATTGA
- a CDS encoding deoxyribodipyrimidine photo-lyase has translation MPIDKRRIFKINDVRIEIGPIVYWMSRDQRVNDNWSLHYAMELADHSGRAVAVIFNLVPEYLGATLRQYNFMLKGLWEVQSGLEKLNIPFFLLTGQPEDTIPKFLRATRTGVLITDFSPLKINLTWQEKIAKIIKIPFYEVDSHNIVPCRYVSKKQEFAARTIRPKINRILDEFLTEFPSIKKHKYQWVGDIPHINWTGLHKRLKIDKSVKPVPDIQPGQKAAMKILSGFIRTKLSNYANRRNNPDKDFQSGLSPYLHFGNISAQRVAIEVQKANGITGVKESFLEELIVRRELSDNFCFYNCKYDAFDGFPEWARKSLDQHRSDPREFIYSLEQLEQAETHDRLWNTAQMEMVKTGKMHGYMRMYWAKKILEWSPSPERALETAIYLNDRYELDGRDPNGYAGIAWSIGGVHDRPWLEREIFGKIRFMSFAGCKRKFHIEKYIDLVLKKQAG, from the coding sequence ATGCCGATTGATAAAAGAAGAATATTTAAAATTAATGATGTTCGGATCGAAATCGGTCCGATAGTGTACTGGATGAGTCGCGATCAGAGAGTCAATGACAACTGGTCCCTTCACTACGCCATGGAACTGGCCGATCATTCCGGCCGGGCCGTCGCCGTAATTTTCAATCTGGTTCCAGAATATCTCGGGGCGACCTTGAGGCAGTATAATTTCATGCTTAAGGGGCTTTGGGAAGTGCAGTCAGGCTTGGAAAAATTAAATATTCCTTTCTTTCTCCTGACCGGCCAACCGGAGGATACCATTCCGAAATTCCTCAGAGCCACCCGGACAGGGGTGTTAATTACGGATTTTTCCCCTCTCAAAATCAATCTTACCTGGCAGGAGAAAATTGCGAAGATAATTAAGATTCCCTTTTATGAAGTGGATAGTCATAATATTGTACCCTGCCGTTATGTATCTAAAAAACAGGAATTTGCGGCCCGTACGATCCGCCCCAAAATAAACCGTATTCTGGATGAATTTCTGACTGAGTTTCCCTCAATAAAAAAACACAAATATCAATGGGTCGGTGATATCCCTCATATAAACTGGACGGGTCTACATAAAAGGCTGAAAATCGACAAATCGGTAAAACCAGTGCCCGACATTCAGCCGGGTCAAAAGGCGGCCATGAAAATTCTAAGCGGTTTTATCAGGACTAAATTGTCGAATTATGCCAACCGCAGAAATAATCCGGATAAAGATTTTCAATCCGGTCTTTCTCCTTATCTCCATTTCGGAAATATAAGCGCCCAGCGAGTAGCCATCGAAGTTCAAAAGGCCAATGGCATTACCGGGGTGAAGGAGTCTTTTCTGGAGGAGTTGATTGTCCGCCGGGAGCTGTCGGATAATTTCTGTTTTTATAATTGCAAATATGATGCCTTTGATGGTTTCCCGGAATGGGCCCGAAAATCACTCGATCAACACCGATCCGATCCACGAGAGTTTATTTATTCGCTTGAACAACTGGAGCAGGCCGAAACTCATGACCGACTCTGGAATACAGCACAGATGGAAATGGTGAAAACGGGCAAGATGCATGGATATATGCGGATGTATTGGGCCAAGAAGATATTGGAATGGAGTCCGTCTCCCGAACGGGCACTGGAAACGGCCATTTATCTTAATGACAGGTATGAGCTGGATGGACGAGATCCGAATGGTTATGCCGGGATTGCCTGGTCAATCGGCGGTGTCCACGACCGACCCTGGCTGGAACGCGAAATATTCGGGAAAATCAGGTTTATGAGTTTTGCCGGATGTAAAAGGAAATTCCATATAGAGAAATATATCGATTTGGTGTTAAAAAAGCAGGCGGGATAA
- a CDS encoding SRPBCC family protein — translation MKEGTVIDYNIRVMGFKWHWKSIISHYEPPYKFVDEQLKGPYKSWHHTHMFIEKPGGTLVIDEVRYAIINSPLDSIMHVLYIKKRLNEVFDYRMRKLKRKFS, via the coding sequence ATGAAAGAAGGCACCGTGATCGACTATAATATCCGCGTAATGGGCTTCAAATGGCACTGGAAATCGATAATATCGCACTATGAACCTCCTTATAAATTCGTCGATGAACAACTTAAGGGACCGTACAAATCCTGGCACCATACTCACATGTTTATTGAAAAACCGGGAGGAACGTTGGTTATCGATGAAGTCCGTTATGCCATTATAAATAGTCCTTTGGATTCAATAATGCATGTCCTGTACATTAAAAAAAGATTGAATGAAGTATTTGATTATCGTATGAGGAAACTTAAGCGAAAATTCAGTTGA
- a CDS encoding sigma-54-dependent Fis family transcriptional regulator codes for MKADYIDFNELLNMSDGCLHMHGRRLVLHSTNAFAQFRKDLYDMIGPEQTRRLLTRFGYFWGQADAAAMKRIFNWDNVMDWLQAGPWLHMLSGVGKVIVRVLEVDESTEKFYMETMVENSCEAEEHLTSIGKARHPSCWNLIGYMSGFASFCMNRNIYFIEKQCAANGDKACLFIGQDRQAWGDKIKNHLAYFEAEDIQGNVAQLTRQLQLQTRELERQRREIGLLRWTSDPFFAEVRSQIFKHIMQLAARVAQFDSSILITGETGVGKEVLARYVHRHSQRSRHPFVVVNCGALPETLLESELFGHRAGSFTGATRDRIGLLQQAHKGTVFLDEIGDISANIQLKILRVLQEKEITRVGDTEPLKIDVRIIAATNRDLNRAVNEGRFRDDLLYRLRVIEINVPPLRERTEDILPTARYLVDRLAQKLKIPQLKLDSTCVDYLQAYQWPGNIRELENAIERAAVLSHDGIIRPENLPPEILKIAGNGTRAVDPLSMTLVETEQKHINAVMKLCHDNRTRAAKILGISPSTLWRKLKTMDS; via the coding sequence TTGAAAGCTGATTATATAGACTTTAATGAACTTCTGAATATGTCTGACGGTTGCCTGCATATGCATGGCCGCAGGCTGGTTCTGCATTCGACCAATGCCTTTGCCCAGTTTCGTAAAGATCTCTATGATATGATTGGTCCGGAACAAACCCGGCGACTGCTGACCCGTTTCGGATATTTCTGGGGTCAGGCCGATGCGGCCGCCATGAAAAGAATTTTTAACTGGGATAATGTCATGGATTGGCTCCAGGCGGGGCCATGGCTGCATATGCTTTCCGGGGTCGGGAAAGTCATTGTCAGGGTTCTCGAAGTTGATGAATCCACGGAAAAGTTTTATATGGAAACCATGGTGGAGAATTCTTGCGAGGCCGAAGAACATCTCACCAGTATCGGCAAGGCCAGGCATCCATCATGCTGGAACCTAATCGGATATATGAGCGGTTTTGCCTCATTCTGTATGAACCGGAATATTTATTTCATTGAGAAACAGTGTGCCGCCAATGGCGATAAGGCCTGCCTGTTTATCGGTCAGGATCGACAGGCCTGGGGCGACAAAATAAAAAATCATCTGGCCTATTTCGAAGCCGAAGATATTCAGGGAAATGTAGCACAATTGACCAGGCAGTTACAGCTGCAAACGCGTGAACTGGAAAGGCAAAGACGCGAGATAGGTTTACTACGCTGGACATCCGATCCTTTTTTTGCTGAAGTCCGCAGCCAGATTTTCAAGCATATCATGCAACTGGCGGCCAGGGTGGCTCAATTCGATTCCTCAATCTTAATTACCGGAGAAACCGGAGTCGGTAAAGAGGTCCTGGCGCGCTATGTCCACCGCCATTCTCAGCGTTCCCGGCATCCCTTTGTGGTGGTTAATTGCGGGGCCCTTCCGGAAACCCTCCTTGAAAGTGAACTTTTTGGCCATCGGGCCGGATCTTTTACCGGGGCTACGCGGGATAGAATCGGTTTACTGCAACAGGCTCATAAGGGCACCGTTTTCCTGGATGAAATCGGCGATATCTCGGCCAATATCCAGCTTAAAATACTCAGGGTTTTGCAGGAAAAGGAAATCACGCGGGTAGGCGATACGGAACCACTGAAAATTGATGTACGTATTATCGCCGCAACTAACCGCGATTTAAACCGGGCTGTTAATGAAGGTCGTTTTCGCGATGATCTTCTCTATCGGCTTAGAGTTATTGAAATTAATGTCCCTCCCTTACGGGAAAGGACCGAGGATATTTTACCCACGGCTCGCTATCTTGTTGACCGACTTGCTCAAAAACTTAAAATACCGCAGTTAAAATTGGATTCCACCTGTGTTGATTATTTGCAGGCATACCAATGGCCGGGCAATATTCGGGAACTGGAAAACGCCATCGAAAGAGCCGCCGTTTTAAGCCACGATGGAATCATCCGGCCGGAGAATCTTCCTCCGGAAATACTGAAAATTGCCGGAAACGGTACCAGAGCAGTCGATCCATTATCTATGACTCTGGTAGAGACGGAACAAAAACACATAAATGCAGTTATGAAACTCTGTCATGATAACCGAACCCGGGCAGCCAAAATCCTGGGAATCAGTCCTTCGACCCTATGGCGAAAGCTGAAAACTATGGATTCTTAG
- the feoB gene encoding ferrous iron transport protein B — translation MTDKRLIKIALAGNPNAGKTSIFNGLTGAKQKVANFPGVTVEKRIGYRKYKNYDIMFVDLPGTYSLTAYSLDEKVARDFILDESPDLIINVIDSGNLERSLYLTMQLIEMGVDVVLDLNMWDEVQELGIEIDTEKLTVLLGAPVVKTIGSRGQGIESLLETSIALVEHSKNGHRHPPVSYGSKLDDVVLNLSCEIQRCRGCEFCRNPRWLAIKLLEGDKMFIKQCLRGPMESSPLAAKLNESINHIKTTTHEDPEIIITEGRYGYVAGIIREVMKKPLRDSDRMRFSQYIDNTITHRILGYPIFLIIMWLIFLATFRLGQYPMEWIDSGVTALQSGVGTILPAGMITDLLVDGIIGGVGSVIVFLPNIVILFLGISILEDSGYMARAAFLMDRLMHILGLHGKSFIPMLMGFGCSVPAIMATRTLESEKDRVLTTLLIPYMSCSAKLPVYVLFAAAFFGAAAGNAILSIYIIGIVLSVVAARVLRGTLLRGESLPFVMELPPYRWPTWKSVAIHMWERSKIYLRKMGGVILIASIILWALGYFPRRKEYSQDYETQIIQLQQAELPGAGEEISRLQNLKAVEELKYTLIGRLGYAVGPVVAPLGFNWQMGVSLLTGFVAKEVVVSSMGVLYQLGVDQEADSESLIDRLRHPESGISKLAAFAFMVFVLLYTPCIVSIAVVRREIGVRWMWFTIGFQLAVAYICAFIVYQGGKLLGL, via the coding sequence GTGACAGATAAACGTCTCATTAAAATAGCCCTCGCCGGCAATCCCAATGCCGGCAAAACCTCCATTTTTAACGGCCTGACCGGAGCTAAACAAAAAGTCGCCAATTTTCCGGGTGTCACGGTCGAAAAACGTATCGGTTATCGGAAATACAAAAATTACGATATTATGTTTGTCGATCTGCCGGGAACCTACAGCCTGACGGCTTATTCGCTCGATGAAAAAGTGGCCAGGGATTTTATCCTCGATGAAAGTCCTGATTTAATCATTAATGTTATCGACAGCGGCAATCTGGAGAGGTCTTTGTACCTGACCATGCAACTGATTGAAATGGGTGTCGATGTCGTTCTTGATTTGAATATGTGGGATGAGGTACAGGAGTTGGGAATCGAGATCGATACGGAAAAACTTACGGTTCTCCTCGGGGCACCCGTGGTCAAGACAATCGGTAGCCGGGGGCAGGGAATCGAATCCCTTCTGGAGACCTCTATTGCACTGGTAGAACACAGTAAAAACGGACACCGCCATCCACCGGTATCGTATGGTTCCAAACTCGATGATGTTGTTCTTAATCTATCGTGCGAAATTCAGAGATGTCGTGGATGTGAATTCTGTCGCAACCCCCGCTGGCTGGCTATCAAGCTGTTGGAAGGTGATAAAATGTTTATCAAGCAATGCCTTCGGGGACCGATGGAATCAAGCCCTCTGGCGGCCAAACTGAATGAGTCGATAAACCACATTAAAACGACAACCCATGAAGATCCCGAAATCATCATTACCGAGGGACGTTACGGCTATGTTGCCGGGATTATCCGCGAGGTAATGAAAAAACCTCTCCGGGATAGCGACCGGATGCGATTTTCGCAGTATATTGACAATACTATTACACACAGGATTCTGGGTTATCCGATTTTCCTGATAATAATGTGGCTGATTTTTCTGGCCACTTTTAGGCTGGGTCAGTATCCAATGGAATGGATCGATTCTGGGGTGACCGCCCTTCAAAGCGGCGTCGGGACAATTCTCCCGGCCGGTATGATTACCGATTTGTTGGTCGATGGAATTATCGGCGGGGTCGGCTCGGTAATAGTGTTTCTGCCCAATATAGTCATTCTCTTCCTCGGGATATCGATCCTCGAGGATTCAGGATACATGGCCCGGGCGGCTTTCCTTATGGATCGCCTGATGCATATTCTGGGTTTGCACGGAAAATCGTTTATTCCTATGTTGATGGGTTTCGGATGCAGTGTTCCGGCCATAATGGCTACCCGGACGCTGGAATCCGAGAAGGATCGGGTATTAACCACCCTCCTGATTCCATACATGTCCTGTAGCGCCAAACTCCCGGTTTATGTTCTGTTTGCAGCCGCCTTTTTTGGAGCCGCCGCCGGCAACGCTATCCTTTCGATTTACATAATTGGTATTGTCTTATCTGTTGTGGCGGCCAGGGTACTCCGCGGGACCCTGCTTCGGGGTGAAAGCCTCCCGTTTGTCATGGAATTACCACCCTACCGCTGGCCAACCTGGAAATCGGTGGCCATACACATGTGGGAGCGGAGCAAAATATATCTGCGTAAAATGGGTGGAGTCATTCTTATCGCCTCTATAATTCTGTGGGCGCTGGGATATTTCCCCCGTCGCAAGGAATATTCGCAGGACTATGAGACTCAAATTATTCAACTGCAACAGGCCGAATTACCCGGAGCGGGGGAGGAAATTTCGCGGCTTCAGAATTTAAAAGCCGTAGAAGAATTGAAATACACTCTGATTGGCCGCCTGGGATATGCTGTCGGGCCGGTGGTTGCGCCGCTTGGATTCAATTGGCAGATGGGAGTATCGCTCCTGACGGGATTTGTTGCCAAAGAAGTGGTGGTTTCTTCAATGGGAGTTCTGTATCAACTGGGAGTTGATCAGGAAGCGGACTCGGAATCTCTGATTGATCGTCTCCGGCATCCCGAAAGCGGCATTTCCAAACTGGCCGCTTTTGCCTTTATGGTTTTTGTTCTTCTTTATACGCCCTGTATCGTTTCCATCGCCGTGGTTAGGCGGGAGATCGGTGTCAGATGGATGTGGTTTACCATCGGCTTCCAGTTGGCGGTGGCCTACATCTGCGCCTTTATTGTCTACCAGGGTGGCAAATTACTCGGCCTTTAG
- a CDS encoding ferrous iron transport protein A, producing MSLNELKPGQMGRITRVAGIGPIRRRLLDLGIHPGETITMVKSAPLRDPLEVSLGNGHISICRSEAALITIEVIS from the coding sequence ATGAGTCTAAATGAACTTAAACCGGGACAAATGGGACGCATCACCAGAGTGGCCGGAATCGGGCCGATACGTCGCCGATTGCTTGATTTGGGGATTCATCCCGGTGAGACAATTACAATGGTAAAATCAGCCCCTCTCCGGGATCCGCTTGAGGTCTCCCTGGGAAATGGTCATATAAGTATCTGTCGGAGTGAAGCGGCTCTCATTACGATAGAGGTGATATCATAA
- a CDS encoding metal-dependent transcriptional regulator, translated as MKLTSKVEDYLETIYRLSISGDEVGISDVARERGVTLPTVISAVNKLKEMGLVSQQHYGKIHLEASGIDKAREIYETHKALKSFLTEVLRLPADHSEHEACRMEHVMSGKTINRLVTFMDIMQNCPARNQNVRDNCLDFTDDSSGMDVIQDGK; from the coding sequence ATGAAATTAACATCAAAAGTCGAAGATTATCTGGAGACGATATATCGATTATCGATATCCGGTGACGAAGTCGGTATATCCGATGTGGCTCGGGAGCGGGGAGTGACTTTACCGACAGTGATTTCTGCTGTTAATAAACTCAAAGAAATGGGCCTGGTCAGCCAGCAGCATTACGGCAAAATTCATCTCGAAGCATCGGGGATTGATAAGGCGCGGGAAATATATGAAACTCATAAGGCATTGAAATCATTCCTAACCGAGGTTCTTCGACTGCCGGCCGATCATTCGGAACATGAAGCTTGTCGTATGGAACATGTTATGAGCGGGAAGACTATCAATCGGCTGGTCACTTTTATGGACATCATGCAAAACTGCCCGGCCAGAAACCAGAATGTACGGGACAATTGCCTTGATTTTACCGATGATAGTTCAGGTATGGATGTTATTCAGGATGGTAAATGA